From one Halomarina ordinaria genomic stretch:
- the ilvA gene encoding threonine ammonia-lyase translates to MSIEFEAIQRAQDRIDDESVARETPIETSRTLDTDTDARVFLKMEHLQRTGSFKTRGAYNKLVRVEEDGRPTVERAVAASAGNHAQGVALAAAKTGLDATIVMPTNAPQSKVDATRGYGADVELHGQHFQAAMDHARSLVDDDAVFVHAYDDPDIVAGQGTLGLEILDQVPDVDTVVVPIGGGGLVGGVSKALAERAPSVRVVGVQADDAATVPQSLQKGAPQTIDSVQTIADGIATGGISELTYDLIDQYVDEVVTVSDTEIAHSIRYLLERTKQMVEGAGAATVAALLSDKVDVTDETVVPVLSGGNLSATMLQRTLTHELTYRQQLVQLRVRIVDEPGRMGDISSIIADENANIRTVNHERAVEELKVGEAYLDIRMETSGDRHTHRIVGAIESAGYDVTRLN, encoded by the coding sequence ATGTCCATCGAATTCGAGGCCATCCAGCGAGCGCAGGACCGCATCGACGACGAATCGGTTGCGAGAGAAACGCCGATAGAGACGAGCCGGACGCTGGACACCGACACCGACGCCCGGGTGTTCCTCAAGATGGAACACCTCCAGCGAACGGGCTCGTTCAAGACCAGGGGAGCCTACAACAAACTCGTCCGGGTCGAAGAAGACGGCCGACCGACGGTCGAGCGGGCGGTTGCCGCCAGCGCTGGCAACCACGCCCAGGGCGTCGCGCTCGCCGCCGCGAAAACCGGCCTCGACGCCACTATCGTCATGCCGACGAACGCGCCACAGTCGAAGGTCGACGCGACGCGCGGGTACGGCGCCGACGTCGAACTCCACGGCCAGCACTTCCAGGCGGCAATGGACCACGCCCGGTCACTGGTCGACGACGACGCCGTCTTCGTCCACGCGTACGACGACCCCGACATCGTCGCCGGCCAGGGAACGCTCGGCCTCGAGATTCTCGACCAGGTCCCGGACGTCGACACGGTCGTCGTACCGATCGGCGGCGGCGGACTCGTCGGCGGCGTCTCGAAAGCCCTCGCGGAACGAGCGCCGTCCGTGCGCGTCGTCGGCGTCCAGGCCGACGACGCGGCGACCGTCCCGCAGAGTCTCCAGAAGGGTGCCCCCCAGACGATCGACTCGGTCCAGACGATCGCCGACGGAATCGCGACGGGCGGCATCTCGGAACTCACGTACGACCTCATCGACCAGTACGTCGACGAGGTAGTGACGGTCTCGGACACGGAGATCGCACACAGCATCCGCTATCTCCTCGAACGAACCAAACAGATGGTCGAAGGCGCGGGCGCCGCGACCGTCGCAGCGCTGTTGAGCGACAAGGTCGACGTCACCGACGAGACGGTGGTCCCGGTGCTCAGCGGGGGGAACCTCAGCGCGACGATGCTCCAGCGGACGCTCACACACGAACTCACCTACCGGCAGCAACTCGTGCAGCTCCGAGTCCGAATCGTCGACGAACCGGGGAGGATGGGGGACATTTCGAGCATCATCGCCGACGAGAACGCCAACATCCGAACCGTCAATCACGAGCGTGCCGTCGAAGAACTGAAAGTCGGCGAAGCGTACCTCGACATCCGAATGGAGACCAGCGGCGACCGACACACCCACCGCATCGTCGGAGCGATCGAAAGTGCGGGCTACGACGTCACCCGCCTCAACTGA
- the gcvH gene encoding glycine cleavage system protein GcvH — protein MTFDAPDGLYYTESHEWIDPDGNTARIGITDFAQDELGDIVFVELPATDTELDAGDELAVIESIKAVSDVYTPVAGVVVAGNEAVGAEPELVNDDPYGDGWLIEVEVDEDLDTDSLLSAAEYRDQIE, from the coding sequence ATGACATTTGACGCACCCGACGGACTGTACTACACCGAATCGCACGAGTGGATCGACCCGGACGGCAACACGGCGAGAATCGGCATCACCGACTTCGCACAGGACGAACTCGGCGACATCGTCTTCGTAGAACTGCCAGCGACCGACACCGAACTCGACGCAGGCGACGAACTCGCGGTCATCGAGAGTATCAAGGCCGTATCCGACGTCTACACGCCGGTTGCCGGGGTCGTCGTCGCCGGCAACGAGGCGGTCGGAGCCGAGCCCGAACTCGTCAACGACGACCCGTACGGCGACGGCTGGCTGATCGAAGTGGAGGTCGACGAGGATCTCGACACGGACTCGCTCCTGTCGGCCGCCGAGTACCGCGACCAGATCGAGTAA
- the gcvPA gene encoding aminomethyl-transferring glycine dehydrogenase subunit GcvPA, producing MSQQIQNTGSERRSEGSPYAPHTAADVEAMLDAIGAESVDDLFDVPPSVRFDGSFGIEASSEQAVVRDVSDTLAQNEQLTEFLGRGRYNHYVPSAVDDLSSRSEFLTSYTQYQPEVAQGFLQALFEYQSMLVELTGLEVANCSMYDAATALGEAALLAARVRSTSGSQVLVSDLVREERLSVLENYLIGNDMTVATYPAEDGITEQATLADHVTDETVMVYAENPTAIGTIQEDLAAVGDIADEHDALFCLGTDPVALALLEEPAAVGADVVVGDASVLGLSPAYGLGLGLFATREDYLRQVPGRLVGASEDTDDRRAYTLTLQTREQHIRRERATSNICTNQAWVALRTAMHVAWLGATGLVGLAEECVQLPRELAAEVDDIEGVTAPVYDRHHFREFLMETHRDAEQVADDLEAEGFAVHAVDEHRIQVCVTDANRHERSEFVDAVEEVVA from the coding sequence ATGTCACAGCAAATCCAGAACACGGGAAGCGAGCGTCGGTCCGAAGGCAGCCCGTACGCACCACACACGGCCGCGGACGTCGAAGCGATGCTCGACGCCATCGGCGCCGAATCCGTCGACGACCTGTTCGACGTTCCGCCATCCGTTCGGTTCGACGGCTCGTTCGGGATCGAGGCGTCGTCGGAGCAGGCGGTCGTCCGTGACGTCTCGGACACGCTCGCACAGAACGAACAGCTCACCGAGTTTCTCGGACGGGGCCGGTACAATCACTACGTGCCCTCCGCCGTCGACGACCTCTCGTCGCGTTCGGAGTTCCTCACCTCCTACACGCAGTACCAGCCCGAGGTCGCGCAGGGCTTCCTGCAGGCGCTGTTCGAGTACCAGTCGATGCTCGTCGAACTCACCGGCCTCGAGGTCGCGAACTGCTCGATGTACGACGCGGCGACGGCGCTGGGAGAGGCGGCACTGCTCGCCGCTCGTGTCCGCTCGACGAGCGGTTCGCAGGTGCTGGTCTCGGACCTCGTTCGCGAGGAGCGGCTGTCGGTCCTCGAGAACTACCTCATCGGGAACGACATGACGGTTGCGACGTACCCGGCGGAGGACGGAATCACCGAGCAGGCGACCCTCGCCGACCACGTCACCGACGAGACGGTGATGGTGTACGCCGAGAACCCCACGGCTATCGGTACCATCCAGGAGGACCTCGCGGCGGTCGGCGACATCGCCGACGAGCACGACGCGCTGTTCTGTCTGGGGACAGACCCGGTCGCGCTCGCGCTGCTCGAAGAGCCGGCCGCCGTCGGCGCGGACGTCGTCGTCGGGGACGCGAGCGTCCTGGGACTGTCGCCGGCCTACGGACTGGGGCTCGGACTGTTCGCGACTCGGGAGGACTACCTGCGACAGGTTCCGGGTCGGCTGGTCGGCGCCAGCGAGGACACGGACGACAGGCGCGCGTACACGTTGACGCTGCAGACCCGAGAACAACACATCCGAAGGGAGCGCGCGACGTCGAACATCTGCACGAACCAGGCGTGGGTCGCGTTGCGGACCGCGATGCACGTCGCCTGGCTCGGCGCGACCGGGCTGGTCGGTCTGGCCGAGGAGTGCGTCCAACTCCCGCGCGAACTGGCCGCCGAGGTCGACGACATCGAAGGTGTCACTGCACCGGTCTACGACCGTCACCACTTCCGCGAGTTCCTGATGGAGACGCACCGGGACGCCGAGCAGGTCGCCGACGACCTCGAGGCCGAGGGGTTCGCGGTGCACGCCGTCGACGAACACCGCATACAGGTCTGTGTCACCGACGCGAACC
- the gcvT gene encoding glycine cleavage system aminomethyltransferase GcvT — MSTRKPPLYEKHLQSGADFTDFGGWDMPVSFDSIRTEHAAVRDSVGIFDVSHMGEVTVGGPDAAELMNRLTTNDVTELDPGDAQYACILSEDGTLIDDTVVYFQPDGEEYLFVPNAGNDEAMADRWTDHAGAHDLEATVTNRTGELGMAAVQGPDAVETVQTAATGSLEDVSRFSARDTTINGADCLAARTGYTGEDGFELLFDADDSEAVWEAFADVQPCGLGARDTLRLDAGLLLSGQDFHPEDEPRTPYEARLGFVVDDSKPFFVGQAALQDAADPEELLVGLELDERAVPRHGYPILHDGEQLGHVTSGTMSPTLEVPIALGYVDAAYADEGTSLAVEIRDRAAAATVVSHRFLQEYRD, encoded by the coding sequence GTGTCGACCAGAAAGCCACCTCTCTACGAGAAGCATTTGCAGTCCGGTGCCGACTTCACCGACTTCGGCGGCTGGGACATGCCGGTCTCGTTCGACTCGATCCGGACCGAGCACGCGGCGGTCCGCGACTCGGTCGGGATTTTCGACGTCAGCCACATGGGCGAAGTCACGGTCGGCGGACCGGACGCCGCAGAACTGATGAACCGACTCACGACCAACGACGTGACCGAACTGGACCCGGGTGACGCCCAGTACGCCTGTATCCTCTCCGAGGACGGGACGCTCATCGACGATACCGTCGTCTACTTCCAGCCCGACGGCGAAGAGTACCTCTTCGTTCCCAACGCCGGGAACGACGAGGCGATGGCCGACCGCTGGACCGACCACGCGGGGGCGCACGACCTCGAGGCGACCGTCACGAACCGAACCGGAGAACTCGGGATGGCAGCCGTCCAGGGTCCGGACGCGGTCGAAACCGTCCAGACGGCCGCGACCGGCTCCCTCGAGGACGTGTCCCGGTTCAGCGCGCGCGACACGACGATCAACGGCGCCGACTGCCTCGCCGCCCGAACCGGTTACACCGGTGAGGACGGCTTCGAGTTGCTCTTCGACGCCGACGACTCCGAAGCGGTCTGGGAAGCGTTCGCCGACGTCCAGCCCTGCGGGCTCGGTGCGCGTGACACGCTCAGACTGGACGCTGGACTGCTGTTGTCCGGGCAGGACTTCCACCCCGAGGACGAACCGCGGACGCCCTACGAGGCGCGGCTGGGTTTCGTGGTCGACGATTCGAAGCCGTTCTTTGTCGGTCAGGCGGCGCTTCAGGATGCCGCCGACCCGGAGGAGCTACTCGTCGGTCTGGAACTGGACGAGCGCGCCGTTCCCCGTCACGGATATCCGATTCTGCACGACGGCGAACAGCTCGGCCACGTGACCAGCGGGACGATGAGCCCGACGCTCGAGGTTCCGATCGCCCTCGGCTACGTGGACGCCGCGTACGCCGACGAGGGGACCTCACTGGCCGTCGAAATACGCGACCGGGCGGCGGCAGCGACGGTCGTCAGCCACCGGTTCCTCCAGGAGTACCGCGATTGA
- a CDS encoding IclR family transcriptional regulator: MERVNGGEWRKTTAMSLRIVDAIEDLGSATLSEIADHMDLSSSTLYTHLNTLERFGYVTKAGDEYLLGLKLFHLGEIARYRDDRYRLAKEKAFELANVTNEEVNFAVEENGRSIILFDETNNPASEGYQVGRYFYMHNSASGKAMLAEFAEDRREAVLDRWSLPRETDNTIVDRDELRAELARTRERGYAVNDQEALEGLRSVAVPVDDPDGGVFGSLDVSGPPYRLPPDEELADLLQDAVDELETSIATK, encoded by the coding sequence ATGGAACGCGTAAACGGTGGCGAGTGGCGAAAGACCACGGCGATGTCGCTACGCATCGTCGACGCTATCGAGGACCTCGGCAGTGCGACGCTCTCGGAGATCGCCGACCACATGGACCTCTCCTCGAGTACGCTTTACACGCACCTCAACACCCTGGAGAGGTTCGGGTACGTCACGAAGGCCGGCGACGAATACCTCCTCGGCCTCAAGCTTTTCCACCTTGGGGAGATCGCTCGCTACCGCGACGACCGATACCGGTTAGCGAAAGAGAAGGCGTTCGAACTCGCGAACGTGACGAACGAGGAGGTCAACTTCGCCGTCGAGGAGAACGGACGCAGCATCATCCTCTTCGACGAGACCAACAACCCCGCGAGCGAAGGGTATCAGGTCGGCCGCTACTTCTACATGCACAACTCGGCGAGCGGCAAGGCGATGCTCGCCGAGTTCGCCGAGGACCGGCGCGAAGCGGTCCTCGACCGATGGAGCCTGCCACGGGAGACGGACAACACCATCGTCGACCGGGACGAACTCCGTGCCGAGCTCGCGCGGACGCGAGAGCGTGGGTACGCTGTCAACGACCAGGAGGCGCTGGAAGGACTCCGTTCGGTGGCCGTCCCGGTCGACGACCCGGATGGTGGCGTATTCGGGTCTCTGGACGTCTCCGGCCCACCGTATCGGCTCCCCCCCGACGAGGAACTCGCCGACCTGCTCCAGGACGCCGTCGACGAACTCGAGACGTCGATAGCCACGAAGTAG